AGAATCTTACGAGATATTCTGTTTCAAAAGTCAGCTACCGCTTTGGCAGAACCAGGAAGCGCTATTTGGCAAGAAGTAGTCGATGCCACAGTGTTACTAGCAGGTGTCATAGGAGGGCTAGGAGGTGCCCAGTGTCGCACTGTAGCCGCCCACGCTGTCCATAATGGGTTAACCCATCTAACAGCCAGTCACGGGGCTTTACACGGCGAAAAAGTGGCTTATGGAATTTTAGTCCAACTCAGACTCGAAGAAATGGTGCAGGGAAATCAATTAGCTGCTACCGCCAGACAACAGTTAATTGCTTTTTATGAAGAAATCGGACTACCCAAAACTTTAGAGGATTTAGGCTTAGGAAATATTACCCTATCCGAGTTACGTCAAGCGGCGGAAATTGCCTGCGCCGAAAAATCTGATATTCACCACTTACCTTTTAAAGTAGATGGCGATCGCCTCATAGCTGCTATGGTATCAACTACGGTTACGGCTGAGGCGGTACGTCAAAACATCTAGGACTTACTTCACACCAGGGCGATAGGAGCGGGTACAGTCAGATCTCAAGTTGTTTGTATGAAAAAAGTCCTGATTTTAGGTGGTACTGGTGATGCCGTCCTATTAGCCCAAAAAGCTGCCCAAATTCCAGGAATTGAGGTGATTAGCTCTTTAGCAGGACGGACAGAAAACCCGATTGTTCCTGCGACACGGGTGGGTGGGTTCGGTGGTGCAGTCGGATTAGCAAATTACTTGCAATCTAACCAAATAAACTTTTTAATCGATGCTACTCATCCTTTTGCCGCTAAAATATCTCATAATGCCGTCTTAGCAGCCGAAAAAGTCGGTATTTCCCATCTGATGTTAATCCGTCCGGCTTGGGAAAAAGTAGCAGGTGACTCCTGGATTGAAGTGGAAAGTAATGAAATTGCGGCTACGGTTCTACCAGGGTTAGCCAAACGTGTATTTCTCACCATTGGCAGACAGGAACTAGCTACATTTGCCCATATTCAGGATATTTGGTTTTTGATGCGGGCGATCGATCCACCTGAACCAGATATACTCATCCCTCTAGGGGAGTTATTGCTAGCGCGAGGGCCATTTACCTTAAGTGCAGAACTAGATTTGTTGATTAAACATAAAATTGAGGCAATTGTTAGCAAAAATAGCGGTGGTGATGCTACTTATGCCAAAATAGTCGCCGCACGCGAGTCAGGAATTCCAGTAGTGATGGTACAGCGTCCACTCTTTCCAGCAGGA
This DNA window, taken from Merismopedia glauca CCAP 1448/3, encodes the following:
- a CDS encoding cobalt-precorrin-6A reductase; amino-acid sequence: MKKVLILGGTGDAVLLAQKAAQIPGIEVISSLAGRTENPIVPATRVGGFGGAVGLANYLQSNQINFLIDATHPFAAKISHNAVLAAEKVGISHLMLIRPAWEKVAGDSWIEVESNEIAATVLPGLAKRVFLTIGRQELATFAHIQDIWFLMRAIDPPEPDILIPLGELLLARGPFTLSAELDLLIKHKIEAIVSKNSGGDATYAKIVAARESGIPVVMVQRPLFPAGEKVPDVESALLWLRNRLSHHQDLRTTNEKPTISTPEDPPKSPGLFHSLKQVKLQG